The region ATGATGTAACGGCAGGCGGCGAAGGCGGCTTCGCGATGGGCGGCGCTGACCCCGACCCAGACCGCGAGTTCGCCGATCGCCAGGTCGCCGACGCGATGCACGCAACGCGCATCGACGATGGCGAAGCGCTCGATGGCTTCTTCCAGCACGCGCTCGCCTTCGGCCAGGGCGAGTGCGGCATAGCTTTCGTAACGCAGGCCGGCAACAGCGCGGCCGCCGTGGTGGT is a window of Lysobacter antibioticus DNA encoding:
- a CDS encoding molybdenum cofactor biosynthesis protein MoaE, which gives rise to MTRFALSERPFEIAPLRAQLLSDRAGAFASFEGWVRDHHGGRAVAGLRYESYAALALAEGERVLEEAIERFAIVDARCVHRVGDLAIGELAVWVGVSAAHREAAFAACRYIIDETKSRVPIWKHERYADGDADWLHPTGPA